CAGTTCTAATAAATCCTTTTTTGAAATTAAATCCGTACTCAACTGTATAACACTCCTTCCTGATAACAATGTAACATAACACTGTTACACTGTAAATGGGTGTTTATAAAAAATGTGCGAAACAATGTTCAAAATCAAAATGTACTTCCATACAAAAAGGCCCTTTTGATTTTTCAAAAGAACCTTTATTAAATGCTTATATATTAAGGTTTAAACCATATATTATAAAAATCAATCCAACCTTGAGCGTTGATGATTATATTTTGTACTTTTTCATGTGTACGTATGTGTTGTTTATTACGATATAAAGGAACAATATGAATATTACGTAACAATGTATCCTCTATATCGCGTAACAGTGTAATTCGCTTTTCAAAATTAGGTTCAATAAAATATGAATGTAATTGCTCATTAAAATCCAGAGAGCTATGCTGATAAATAAAACTATTTTTTGAAAGAAACATATACAGAAAACTGCTTTCTGTTTGCTCGCTAATGGTAGCACTATCATGAATGATATCTGCTTGCTTTATCATTTGAACCTGTAATAATTCCTGTGTATCAAGAAAAGCTATTTCAATTACAATTCCATATTTGGCACATTCTTTTTGAATCCAATATGAATCTTCTACATGATCTTGTCCTTTAAATGTGTATAAATTTAATATTTCATTATTATACTTACTATTTTGAACCAAGATTTGAATATCCTCTTTTATTCTTGGCATAAAAAAATTCGTCAATAATAATTCCCCTGCTACCTCGCCACGCTCTCCCTCTAACTCACCTATTATTTTGCTGCTATGAATAATTTTATACAACGCTTTGCGAAATGTAATATCTTGCATAGGTCCTTGTTTCTCAGTGTTTAACGTTATATATGTTACATTGGATTCCAGTATAGAAAGTTCCTTATGATACTTTTCTAATTCTTTATGTTGCGCCTTTACGAAAACATCATATGTATCAATACTTTGTGGCACATTCCATAATTCAATCCGATCGAGAAAGGGTCGTTCACGAAAATACAAATCATGAGCTTCTAATACAAAAATAGACTCATTATTTTCACACAGTTTAAACGGTCCTGTTCCAATTAATTTGTCTTCCTCATCTTCCATTACAATAGAACACTGTTCTGAGCTTAAAGCATGTAATAACAATTGATTTTCCGTATGCAAGTGCATTTCTACAATATATTCATTTACAATACGAACACTTTCAACATGTTGAAGCATCCATGAATACGGATTATCCTCTTTATTCATAAACCTACCAAATGTATATACAACATCATGAGCTGTAAATCGTTTTCCATTATGAAATCGAACCCCCTTTCGTAAATAAAAAGTCCATAGTTTTAGATTGTCATTATATTCCCAATGAAAAGCGAGTCTCGGCTCTATTGTATTTGTGCTCTCATTAACATAAATAAGCGTGTCATATAGATGTTTTACCATATGACACTCCGAACGCATTGTAGCATATACAGGATCTAAAGAAATTTTCAGGTTCATTTCAACTTGTAAACGCAGTACATCTTGTCTTCCTCGAGAAGTCATTTCAATTTGATAACCAAATATCGAATCTATCCAAGCTTGGAATTGTTTTTCTAATATGGGGAAATATGAGCTATATTGCTCAACAAATGCTTTTCCACCCTTTACATCCCCTTGTTTCGTTATTTCTTTCCCCTGTTCTAAAATTAAAGAAATAGGATTTTTTTGAAACGATAACTTTGATCGATTCCCTCTTCCGCGTCCTGGAAACCAACAAATCCACGCTAACTCTTCTAATTTTTTTATAATAAATTTACTATTACGATCCGTACAAAACAATGTTTCCGATATATTTTGTAATGATATTTCTATTTTTTCTTCCTCTGTTCTCCCTTTTCCATACTGGACCCACAGCTGTATGTACTGCTCCAAAATAACCATACTTTTCCCCCTAAAAGATGAAAAATCTCCTTCTTTCATTCTACCCTTTTTCATTTCTTGCTTCTATCTTAAGATTTCTATATAGAAAGGGGGAAATGAAGAATGAATCATCTTATAAAACGCTATAATAAACCAATCCGGATTCGATTATTAGGTGAGTTGTTAACTAGAACAACTGAGGCCATGTTAGCAATTATTTTTATTGTCCATGTCAATAAAGCACTAGAAGGTAATGTGATTATGACAATGCTTCTGTTTGGATTGCAGCCACTTTCTGATATTGTGTTCACAATCATTGCTGGAGGTGTAACAGATCGCTACGGTAGAAAGAAAATTATGTTACTCGGATTATTCGTGCAAGCAATTGCAATAGGCGGATTTGTTTTTGCTGAATCAGTCCTATTCTTTGCTTTGTTATATGTAATGAACGGTATTGGCCGCTCCTTATATATTCCTGCTCAGCGTGCACAAATTGCCGATTTAACTGAACAAAAACAACAAGCTGAAATATTCGCTGTTCTTCAAACAGTAGGAGCTATCGGTGCTGTGATTGGTCCATTCATCGGTGCCTTTTTTTACAATAGTCACCCTGAATACTTATTTGTCATTCAAGCTGTAACTCTCCTGCTGTATGCCATTCTCGTTTGGACACAACTGCCAGAAACAGCTCCAATCATTCAAACTAATGAAAAATCAGCACAAGTAACAACACGTACACAGTTTATTTTTAAGCATTATGCTATATTTGGACTCATGATATCTACTCTTCCGATTAGCTTTTTCTATGCCCAAACTGAAACAAATTATCGTGTATTCGCAGAAGATATCTTTCCAAATTTCTTATTTGTTCTCGCATTTATCTCGACTTGTAAAGCTGTAATGGAAATCATCCTGCAAGTTGGTCTTGTCAAATGGTCTGAACGATTTTCAATGCCTAAAATAATTGTAATTTCATATATTTGTTATACATTCGCTGCTATTGGTTATGGTTATTCTACAACATTATGGTCACTCTTCTTCACATTGCTTTTCCTGACAATTGGTGAAAGTATTGCTTTAAATCACTTACTACGATTTGTTTCCAGAATAGCACCAAGTCACAAGCGGGGATTATATTTTTCTATCTACGGCATACACTGGGATATTTCTCGAACGTGCGGTCCTGCTATAGGTGCAGTTATATTAAGTCATGTAAGCGGCGGCACTCTATTTTATATTTGTGCCTGCTTATTAATAATTGGTGGAATCATTCAAACTTATTTTGTATATTCAGTAGAGCGTAATAAATCAAAAGAGCTGTTCTTATAACAGAACGGCTCTTTTTCTTATATCAACTACCCTGCCATATTATTAACACTGTCCTCTGTGGAAAACTCTACATGTATATATTCTTTATTCATAATTTCTTCCTTAAAACATATCCTATTTATTTGTTATACTGAATAGATAATAGGAAAATTTTACTGGGTTTGATAACCATTTTATTCACTTTAAAGAAGAGGTATAATGAATAAAGCTATCGACATACAATATCTGTGTCATTTAATATATCAAACATTTTCAATTCCTGTTCATTTTTTATCTACAAATAATGATATCTTATATGAATTTATTTCTAACGATAGTTGTAGTCCTTTTTATTCCTCTAAGAAAGAACAACTAAATGACCTTTATCAAAAAAATGATCCCTATAACTTTCCACTCATCAAGACCAATCGTTATCTAGAAAATTTTGTTTTAATTCACATAGTAGATCATGAATACATGGAAGGAACTCTTATCATTGGCCCTTCTGCATACCCACGTTTATCAGAAGATATGGTTATTGAACTCATGAATGAATTTGCACACAATTGCAATAAAGGCTGACTTCTAGTGCACTCTTTCACTCGGTTATGTTGGATAATTTTTATCTTTTACAAGTAAAAAGCTTCACTTTTCAAATGTCCGAAGAAACTTTTTCATGGTATGGATGCTCCTTTGAGCAGATATCCTCCTTCTCTACTAATAAATTGTTATTTTTTTAGATTTCTGCTAACAATTTGTATAATCATTTTTGTGAAATTTATCCAAAATAAAAAAGCCGCCCTATTAAAGGCAGCTTTAGCTATGTATTTATACTTCAATACTTTTTCCATCTTCAACGATGTGGTAAAGTAAATGAGCTAAATGATGAATTGGACCATATTCTTCCTCTTCTTCATCTGTTTCACCTTGGAATTCAAGGTCATTTAAGTAAAGTGCTAAAAATTGATAGAATAATTTCAAATCAAATCCGTAGCAAGCACTTGGCTCTTCATGATCTCCTTCATATTGCAACATTAAGTATTGTTCATTGCCTTCTGCATCTTCTGCATCAAAGAATACAAAGAAACCAACATTTGTATCTAGATCAAATAGATGACGAGTACCGTTTTCTGTTACTTTATTGAAGTCCTCTTCACTTAACTTATGTACTGTTGTTGCTTTTGCATTGTCTTCTTGATGAAAGTTTACTGTAAATGATTTCAATGCTTACACCTCCTGATTGTATAACAGTAGCATAACAGATTAGGACAAATAATACAAAAATGGATCGCTGACAATTTTCAGCGATCCACCTAATTTCATTTTCGCATTGCACGCAGTAATAAGCTGACAATAAAAATTAAAACAATGGCACCAATTAATGCTGGAATAATTGCATACCCTCCGATAACCGGTCCAAACGTACCCAATAACAATGTTCCAAGCCAAGAACCGATTATCCCAGCAATAATATTTCCAATCACACCACCAGGTACATCTTTACCAACGATTAAACTTGCTAGCCATCCTAAAATACCACCAACAATTAAAGACCATATAAATGCCATATCACTATACCTCCTTAATTTTACAAAACAAAAATAATACCTATAAATTATTGCTTACCATTAGTTATGCTACTATTTTTGATAAGTTATACCTTAAATGCCACGTATAGCTTTTTATACAATTGAATTAGTACAGTTTTGTATCCATTCAAAATAAATTATTTTTCCAAACCATATTATTCCTCGATGATCTCATAGCCTTATTCCCTAAGAACAATCTGGTTTCAACATTGTTCTCATAAATTTTTTTAAAACGTTTGATAGTTAAAATCAATGGCCATTCTTTGTACAGACCGATTATCAAATCTTATGGGTTCAGCAATCTTTCTAAAATCAGCTACACTTTGTCCTCGAGTTTCGTCATTTGTTGTACTTATCCATACAGCAGACTTTTTATATTCAAAGATATTATCATTCATTAATGAAATAAACGGTAATAAATCATGAATGGGACTTCTACCAATTCCACGGTATTCTTTTTTATAAAAGTTCTCATAATAAAAATCAATCATTGGCTTAATTAGTTTTGCTAGCCCTGTTCCCTTTTCATTAATAATGTTTCCATTTCAGGAGTAATAAGTGCCTGCTGCGTTACATTTAACGGATAAACACTAACATTCTTGGCATATTTCATGACAATATTAGTTGCAATTGGATCTCCATAAAGTGAACCTTTAATCAGTGGGGATTTTCTTCATCCCCCTCTGATTATTAGTTGAACGAATCGGGCTTTTATGGGCAGTTGGTTCCCCACCTAACTTCTTTGCTTTCGCTGAACTTTGAGGTGGGGGTCTTACTGCCCGTTAATGCGGGGTAAAAGTTAGCTTCTGAAACAGGAGTAACATTACCTGGAAATAAAAATGCGCCACCCATTATATAATAAGCGCATACTTGGTCCATTACATCTGGATACAAAAGAAATAATATTGCATGTTTTATCGGCATAAATTAAAGCAACTGCATCATCGATACCCAAATCTCCAAAAAAGATTTTTTATTAACTCCTCTCACCCTCCTCATCATTTTCTACTATTATTATTATGCGAAAAAGACAAGGCGGTGAAACAGTATCAAATAAAAAAACCGCCTATTTACTGGCGGTTATATGGAGATAATAAAATTGTTTATATTTTATTCAACTATCGTGTATTTTTCACTATGAATACAATTTATTTACCTTTTCATTTTCCTCTTAAAGCCCAAAACAGCGATTACGAAGATAATGATTATATAACCAACTACCCATAATAAAGGTACAACAAGATCACCATATTCACCAGATAAAGCAAATCGTGTAGCATCAACCGCATGAGCAAATGGCAATGCATAACCGACTGTTTTAAACGTACCACCAATCATATCTAACTTAAACCAAGTGCCACTTAACCATGTTGTAAGATTAACAAAAATCGCAAAAATCCCACCAACTTGCTTATCCGTAAAATACGTACCAAGTAGTAGACCAAATCCAATATAAAGCATTGCAATGATAATGAGTAGAATAGTGGCACCTAATACATTCGCATTAAATGATAGACCTAAGAAGAATGCTGAAATAAAGCAAATAACAATTTGAAGAATGGCAACCGGTAATAGTGGAAGAGCGTACCCAGTAATATAATCAGAGGCAGACATAGGGGAAGCAAACATCCGCATTAAAAATGAACTGCTTTTATCCTTACCAATCAGCATCCCTGAAAATAACGTAATAAAAGAAAAACTGAAAACGATTACACCTGGCGTTAAGTTTTCTATATGATAAAGGTCCAAAGGCATATTTTTCTGCATGATTGAAAAAAGACACATAATAATAACCGGAAGCACAATCCCAAAAAGAAGCGTCAGAGGATCTCGTAAAATCTCCTTACGATTACGTGAAGCAAATGCTAAATATCTCATAGTCCGCCTCCCTCTTCAGTTAGTGTAAGGAAAATATCTTCTAAAGAAGATTGTCCCGTATTTTCTTTTAACTCATCAATCGTTCCAAGTGCATGCAATTTACCACCATGCATAATACCGACGCGATCAGCAAGTGCTTCTACTTCTTCTAGATAGTGCGTCGTTAAAATAATCGTGATTTTACCCTTTAATTCAAGTAGAGTCTTCCACAGATCATGTCTAGCACGAATATCAAGTCCTAGTGTTGGCTCATCTAAAAAAATGATTTGGGGAGACGAAATAAGTGCCATCGCAATGCTTAGCCGGCGCTGCAACCCACCTGATAATGTTTTTGCTTTATTTTTTGCTCGCTCCGAAAGTCCAAACTTTGTCATCATTTCCACCGCTTTTTGCTTAGCCTCTTGCTTATTGCTTCCATAGATACTCGAGATGAATTCTAAATTTCCCTTTACAGAAAGATTCGGAGCTACCGCAGTTTCTTGCGGAGAAATGTTTATTTTTTGTTTTACTGCCGTAGGGTTTTTGATGATACTATCTCCTAACATCAGTGCATCGCCACTTGTAGGTGTAAGTAAGCAACTAAGCATTTTAATCGTTGTTGTTTTTCCAGCAGCATTTTGCCCTAAAAGTGCGAAGAATTCTCCCTTCTTAATCGTCAGTGAAAGATTGTCAACAGCTGTGCGCTCTTTAAATTTTTTCGTTAGATTTTTTATAATTATGGCCATTATTCATCACTTCTCCCTTCAAATTGCCTTGATTGAATCGCAGCATTAATTTTTTTTATATCATTCTTTGAAATCATGTATTGAATAGTCCATGTGATGACATACGTACCTAAAAAACCAATAAAAAAAATCAGTGTGCCTATAGATGTTTTGGGCATCCACAGTAGCGTTACAATCGGCCCCCATACTAGTGCTGTTATACAAAAATGAACGATGTACTGTTTTAGTAGACTCCACTTCACTATGTCAAAAACAAGCGAACTTGTAGCGAATGTGACCCCAATCAGCCCTGTTAACAGTATTTGTACCGTGACAGCTGACATCTTACTAACAAATAAAGAGCGAAACTGTTCCACAACTGGCATATATTCTCCTTGACCTAATGGGAGCGAAATAAGGAGTTGTACGATTTCTCCAATAATCACACCGATAACAAAACCACCAACAACTCGACTAATTATATTTTTCAAGATATTTTCACCTCATATTCCGAACAGTTTCTTAATTTTTGAAACATAGCGTCGAGAAGCATACGTTTTGATATTCCCTGTTAATGACACGCCAATTGTTCCTGTCATACTAATATCCATATTCGTAATCATTTTAATGTTAACAATCTCTGAATTTGAAATACGAACAAAAAATTGACTATTTAATTTCTCTTCCAGTTCATATAACCTTGAGCGAACGGTATAAATACCAGCAGCGGTTTGGAGAAATACCTTCTGTTTCTCTGTATAGATTCTAACGATATCTTTACATTCAACAATTTCAACACCTCTTTCTGAAAATACAGCTAATGAATCCATATGAGTCTCCGATAGTCGCTTCATAATATCAGATATCTCATCTGTCATTTTATCCGTTAGAATGATAATTTTCGGCTCTTTATAAGATGGATCAATCGACACTTCAAACTTCACTTCACCACTTCCCTTTCACTCGCTCTAAATATAAAAGCTATTTAAGTTACTGTAAATGGATTTTCGATAACCGGTTGTTTTCACACGATAACTGGTCAAAAAACAAATATAACAATTAGATACTCCAGGAACATATTCTTTCTTTACAATAAATAGGCACACAAAACAGATCTTCTGTGTGCTGATTCAACTTATGTATTTCTAAATAAAAATCAATTTATTAAATTATTTTTTCATATAGATGTATAGCTTATATAGGAAGGAACGAAATATTCAAAATACTTTTTCATTAAAAAGTTCTCCCCTATTAATTAAATAACTTTTTACATTTCTATTATACATGAATAGAAAAAACGACACTGTATTTTGTGTCGTTTCGGCTCTCTATCATTAAACAATTTTATTGTTTTTAAAGGACTTTATTATTTGTGAACAGCATTTTCCATCTTTTTATACGACAAATATGCTAATACATTCTTACTTGTATCATATTTAGGATTGTTTCCTTTTTTCGGCTCTCTAACATGTGTCTTTTCAAACCCAGGAATTTCAGGCATTTTCTCCAAAAATTCAACAATCTCTTTTTCCGTTCCCTCAACGCGTACACGAATCATTGTTATTACTCCTCAATTCTCTATTTCTCTGTACTAAGTATAGCGTACTGAGAAAAGACTGCAAGAAAATTATCTTTTTAGCGTTGAACTTTTATGACATACAAACAGTGCCATCTCCGTATAAAATGATTCTACTTTATTATTGTTAAATTGTATGTTGAAGAACTCCTTCATTTCATTTGACGTTTTCATCATACAATCCGTTAACTTGGAGCGTGTTGGCGATGGGACATCCATCATGTTACACCACCAATCAAAATTAAATTGTTTTTCAAATGTGAAACATGATTGCATTTGTAAACCTTGCTTTTCTAATAATGAAATCCACTCTGTTTTTCTAAGCGCTCTCCTGTGACTTGGATCTCGCTTTTTCTCAATAAAATTATAAAATGTATCATATTCTAGGTTTTCTGGGGAGACATTATCAATTAATATAAATAATCCGTTCTCTTCTAACTTTCGATGTACTTCAAAAATAAATTGAGAAGGGTTTGAAAAATGATGCGCTGCAATGCGACAAATAATCGTATCAAACGATTGATTAGAAAATGGTAAATCCTCTGCATTTCCTACTACAAATGATACATTTTCATGTCCGTTTGTCTGGATAAATGCTTTCGCTTTTTCTAACATTTTTTCTGTTAAATCGAGCGCAACAACCTCTTTAAATATCGGGGCTAATAAATTAGCAACATGACCGCCACCTGTAGCGATATCAAGAAGACGAATATTTTTACGATTTTTTACTTGTTGAACGACATACTGTAAATCTGGTCCTTTTGCATGAATTTGACTATTCACATACTTTTCAGCATTACTACCAAATTGTGTTTTCACAAGTTCTTCGTTACTCATTTCAATCATCTTCTTTCTACATATATTTACATATTCTTTTTCAGCAAGAATATATAAATATCCTCTTTATTCAATGAACTAAGCACTCTATTTCCTTCCGATTTTCTTCTTGTTTTATATATTTACATACATTTATACCATATGCTTGTACAATGAAGGGAAGTGACAATACAAATAGTTCTTTTAACACATTCTCTTCGTATTCATCAACCCAATCCTTTGTTTCTGTACAATAATTAAAAATCAACGTATAGAAACTTCCGCATTCAATTTCTGTTTTACCTACACCTATTTCTCTTAATAGCTCTTTACATAATAACGAATGTCCATCAATAAAGCGTGGAAAGTAATAAGCATAAATCATTTCACGACACTTCTCCCTAATCATTTCCTCAAATTTAATATAGTATATTCTACTTTCAAAATAGAACGCTCCCCTTGTTTTCCCACTATACTCGCGTAAAAAATCTCCAATTGTATCATACGTATAGCCTTCATGCGTTTGATTCATATGTACTAAAATACCACTAGAGTTCACCATATATTTTGGGACTGATATGTAATAATAGACAATCCAAAAACAAAGCTTTGCTATTATTTCCTCTTCCTGCTTCTCTAAAAACTGGTCGAACAATTTTTTGAAAAATTGTTGAATCATAAGTATCCCTCCCTCGTACATTTTAAATTTATTCCAATTTATTTTCTAATATGTAAATTTGATTTTTTAGCTCTATAAAAGCAAAGTTTTATCCAAATCAAAAAGATTGAACTTTCATTATCAAACACGTAATATAGACTCTGACTCTAAAAAATAATGATTCAAATGTATGAATGAAGAGGAGGATTTATATACGATTTTTCCTATTTTATAAGACTGAGAGGTTTTGTTATGTGGCGTAATAAAAATGTCTGGATTGTTCTAATCGGTGAGTTTATCGCTGGGCTTGGTTTGTGGCTTGGGATTCTTGGCAATCTAGAATTTATGCAGAAGTATGTACCTTCTGATTTTATGAAGTCGGTTATTTTATTTATTGGATTATTAGCCGGTGTTCTTGTTGGTCCGATGGCTGGTCGTGTTATCGATCAATACGAAAAAAAGAAAGTCCTTCTTTATGCTGGTTTCGGCCGTGTTATCAGTGTTATTTTTATGTTCTTCGCTATTCAATATGAAAGTATCGCCTTTATGATTGCCTTTATGATTGCCCTTCAAATTTCAGCGGCTTTTTATTTCCCTGCATTGCAGTCTGTTATTCCGCTTATTGTTCGTGAACATGAACTATTACAGATGAATGGTGTCCATATGAATATCGGAACAATCGCTCGTATTGCTGGAACCTCACTAGGTGGTGTTCTTCTTGTCGTTATGAGTTTACAGTACATGTACGCGTTCTCAATGGCAGCATACGCTTTATTATTCCTTTCGACCTTTTTCCTACGATTTGAAGATCAAAAATCAAATACATCAAGTAAAAAAGCAGCAAAAGATAATAGCTTTATGGAAGTATTTCGGATTTTAAGAGGAATCCCAGTTGCATTTCGGGCACTTATTTTAAGTATTATTCCCCTTTTATTCATCGCTGGTTTCAATTTAATGGTTATTAACATTAGCGAAATGCAACATGATCCGACAATTAAAGGGTTTATTTATACCATTGAAGGTGTGGCTTTTATGTTAGGAGCTTTCGTAATTAAGCGTTTATCTGATCATTTCCCACCTGATAAATTACTTTATTTCTTCGCCTTCTGTACTGCTTTTGCGCATCTCTCATTGTTCTTTAGTGATGTGAAATGGATGGCACTTGTATCATTTGGTCTATTTGGATTTAGCGTTGGCTGTTTCTTCCCTATCATGTCAACAATTTTCCAAACAAAAGTTGAAAAAAGTTATCATGGACGTCTTTTCTCATTCCGTAATATGTTTGAAAGGGTAATGTTCCAAATTGTCTTACTTGGAACTGGATTCTTCTTAGACACAATTGGGTTACGATATATGGTTCTTATTTTTGGCGCTATTTCATTATTAATTATTTTCATGTCGTTATCAAAGCACAAGCAGGCAAGTAAAAACACTTCCCAAGTATCGAACATGTAAAATCCATCTCCAAATTGAGATGGATTTTTCTCTTATTGTAAGAGATGACCTAAGTCTCCTGTTGTTATATTCCCACTATTTGCTTCATCTGTATCAATATGCATATCTAAGGCGTATGTATCTTTTACACGAATTAACACTTGATTAAAAATCAATCCTCTGTTTCCTTCTACTTTCACACTTGCATATTGTCCATCTTTCACTTGAAATTTTTCAGCATCTTGAGGTGTCATATGGATATGGCGCTCAGCGATGATTACACCTTTTTCAATTTTTAAAGAACCCTTTGGACCAATAAGAGTAATCCCTGGTGTTCCATCAATATTGCCTGATGCTCGAATCGGAGCATCCACTCCTAATTTACGTGCATCTGTTTTTGAAATTTCAACCTGTGTAAACTTTCGAATAGGACCAAGGATACGGACTTTTGGGATTTCCGCCTTTTCAGTCTTAATCGTTACTGTTTCTTTCGCTGCAAACTCTCCTGGTTGTGAAAGTTCTTTTGCAACCAGGAGCTCATATCCTTCCCCAAAAAGTTTTTCTAAATCTTCGCTTGTCAGATGGACATGCCGATTTGATACACCAATTGGAATTTGTTTCACCTTTAACACCTCTTCATTATGTGGTAGTATTCATACTCTTTAGCCTTCCCTTCTTTTTCTTTTTACACAACTGCGTTTTGAATTCTGACTCAAAAGTGATAAAATATAATTATGTGTTTTCAGAATAATAAAAGAATATAAAATTTAGAAAATGAAAGCACAGTTTTTTAGGAGGGGTTTTGATGACTTATACGTTAGCAGCTAGAATGAAAGCATTTCAATCTTCTATATTCAGTGAATTAGCAGCTTATAAAAAGGTAAA
This sequence is a window from Bacillus pseudomycoides DSM 12442. Protein-coding genes within it:
- the pduL gene encoding phosphate propanoyltransferase, with the protein product MKQIPIGVSNRHVHLTSEDLEKLFGEGYELLVAKELSQPGEFAAKETVTIKTEKAEIPKVRILGPIRKFTQVEISKTDARKLGVDAPIRASGNIDGTPGITLIGPKGSLKIEKGVIIAERHIHMTPQDAEKFQVKDGQYASVKVEGNRGLIFNQVLIRVKDTYALDMHIDTDEANSGNITTGDLGHLLQ